One genomic segment of Vibrio penaeicida includes these proteins:
- a CDS encoding carbohydrate ABC transporter permease — MNKVNNNKAWFLVLPVFLLVAFSAVVPLMTVVNYSLQDIFDANTAYFVGTEWYKEMLNDERLQGALFRQFGFSFAILMIEVPLGIMVALAMPAKGRGSVFCLIVLALPLLIPLNVVGTIWQIFGRADIGLFGWALTSLGVDYNYAGNPVDAWFTVLLMDVWHWTSLIALLCYSGLRAIPDAYYQAARIDRASNWAIFRFIQLPKLKSVLLIGVLIRFMDSFMIYTEPFVLTGGGPGNSTTFLSQALTKMAIGQFDIGPAAAFSIIYFLIILLVSWLFYTAMTHTENK; from the coding sequence ATGAACAAGGTGAACAACAACAAAGCCTGGTTTTTAGTGTTGCCAGTATTCCTTCTGGTGGCTTTTAGTGCGGTCGTACCTTTAATGACGGTCGTGAACTATTCATTGCAGGATATTTTTGATGCCAATACTGCCTACTTTGTAGGGACAGAATGGTACAAAGAGATGCTGAACGACGAGCGTCTTCAAGGGGCTTTGTTTCGTCAGTTTGGATTTTCATTCGCCATTTTAATGATTGAAGTCCCACTTGGAATCATGGTGGCGCTAGCGATGCCAGCAAAAGGCAGAGGCTCAGTTTTTTGCTTAATCGTACTAGCGCTACCCCTCCTCATCCCGCTTAATGTTGTAGGCACCATTTGGCAGATATTCGGCCGTGCCGATATCGGCTTGTTTGGGTGGGCACTCACCAGTCTAGGCGTCGACTATAACTACGCAGGTAATCCAGTTGATGCTTGGTTCACTGTGCTCCTTATGGATGTATGGCATTGGACATCGCTGATTGCCCTACTTTGCTATTCGGGCTTGCGCGCCATTCCAGATGCGTACTACCAAGCTGCGCGTATCGACCGCGCTTCTAATTGGGCTATTTTCCGATTCATTCAGCTGCCGAAGCTAAAGAGCGTTCTGTTGATTGGGGTTCTGATCCGCTTTATGGACAGCTTCATGATCTACACCGAACCATTTGTTCTAACAGGTGGTGGCCCTGGTAACTCTACAACGTTCCTTAGCCAAGCACTCACTAAAATGGCCATTGGCCAGTTCGATATTGGTCCAGCTGCGGCGTTCTCCATTATCTATTTCCTAATTATCTTGCTGGTGAGTTGGTTGTTCTACACCGCAATGACGCACACAGAGAACAAGTAG
- a CDS encoding carbohydrate ABC transporter permease: protein MTKSKLFGLIAYVIFLLLPIYWLLNMSFKENQEILSGLSFFPENWTFRNYQVIFEDPSWYMGYINSIIYVVMNMCITLAVALPAAYAFSRYRFVGDKHLFFWLLTNRMAPPAVFLLPFFQLYSSVGLFDTHIAVALAHCLFNVPLAVWILEGFMSSVPREIDETAYIDGYTFPKFFVKIFLPMIRSGIGVSAFFCFMFSWVELLLARTLTSVDAKPISAVMTRTVSASGIDWGVLAAAGVLTILPGILVIWFVRNHVAKGFALGRV from the coding sequence ATGACTAAATCAAAACTATTCGGCCTCATCGCATACGTGATATTTCTGCTGCTGCCGATTTATTGGTTACTCAATATGTCGTTCAAAGAGAATCAGGAGATTCTGAGCGGTTTGAGCTTCTTCCCTGAAAATTGGACGTTTCGTAATTATCAGGTGATCTTCGAAGACCCAAGCTGGTACATGGGATACATCAACTCCATCATCTACGTGGTGATGAATATGTGTATCACGCTTGCCGTCGCCTTACCTGCTGCGTATGCATTTTCACGCTATCGCTTTGTTGGCGACAAACACCTGTTTTTCTGGTTACTAACCAACAGAATGGCACCACCTGCGGTTTTCTTGTTGCCATTCTTCCAGCTGTATTCATCGGTTGGGCTGTTTGACACCCATATAGCCGTCGCACTCGCACACTGTCTGTTTAACGTGCCGTTAGCGGTTTGGATTCTTGAAGGGTTTATGTCGAGCGTACCTCGTGAAATCGATGAAACTGCCTACATCGACGGTTACACCTTCCCGAAATTCTTCGTCAAAATTTTCTTACCGATGATTCGCTCGGGAATTGGGGTTTCCGCCTTCTTCTGCTTCATGTTCAGTTGGGTCGAGTTGCTCTTAGCAAGAACGCTCACCTCGGTCGATGCTAAACCGATCTCTGCAGTGATGACCCGAACCGTAAGTGCCTCGGGTATTGATTGGGGCGTATTAGCGGCTGCGGGTGTGCTCACCATTCTACCGGGCATCTTAGTAATTTGGTTTGTGCGTAACCACGTGGCGAAAGGCTTCGCCCTCGGACGAGTTTAA
- a CDS encoding DUF2160 domain-containing protein, which produces MNWMAWTTPSALFFTGIALILITMTILEIKYPCVERKGFLPISTTRGDRLFIGLLSGAFIHLGFVGLSEINIWVPFTVSVIWLCTVLKWG; this is translated from the coding sequence ATGAACTGGATGGCATGGACTACTCCATCAGCACTGTTTTTTACAGGGATCGCCTTGATCCTTATCACTATGACAATTTTGGAAATCAAATACCCGTGTGTAGAGCGCAAAGGCTTTTTGCCTATTTCAACTACACGTGGCGACAGACTTTTTATTGGGTTACTGAGCGGAGCTTTCATTCATTTGGGGTTCGTTGGGCTTAGTGAAATCAATATTTGGGTGCCTTTTACTGTCTCTGTAATTTGGCTATGTACCGTACTGAAATGGGGATGA
- a CDS encoding ABC transporter substrate-binding protein, protein MQKDMKKTYLGRCMSLALLMTAVSPMASADMAAAKKWLESEFTPSTLSVDKQQEEMQWFIDAAQPFKGMEINVASETITTHEYEAKVLAKAFYEITGIKVNHDLIQEGDVVEKLQTQMQTGRNIYDAYVNDSDLIGTHFRYGKVVPISDFIAGEGAVVTNPMLDLKDFIGLSFTTGPDGKIYQLPDQQFANLYWFRADWFEREDLKAKFKDAYGYELGVPLNWSAYEDIAEFFTDKVKTIDGEPVYGHMDYGKKDPSLGWRFTDSWFSMAGAGDKGIPNGLPVDEWGIRIEGCQPVGSDVSRGGATNGPAAVYATTKYVDWLKKYAPPEAQGMTFGEAGPVPAQGSIAQQIFWYTAFTADMTKPGLPVVNEDGTPKWRMAPSPRGPYWEDGMKLGYQDAGSWTFLNSTPLDRRKAAWLYAQFVVSKSVSLKKTLVGLTPIRESDINSQAMTDAAPNFGGLVEFYRSDARKQWTPTGTNVPDYPKLAQLWWQYVSEAASGEKTPQEALNGLAKAQDKVLRRLERSKAQGECGPKLNPEKGAEYWLAQPGSPKAKLANEKPQGKTMAYKDLIASK, encoded by the coding sequence ATGCAAAAGGATATGAAGAAAACCTACTTAGGACGTTGTATGTCTCTGGCTCTGCTGATGACAGCCGTGTCACCAATGGCGTCTGCCGATATGGCAGCGGCAAAGAAGTGGCTGGAGTCTGAATTTACGCCATCGACCCTTTCTGTTGATAAGCAACAGGAAGAAATGCAATGGTTCATTGATGCCGCTCAGCCTTTTAAAGGCATGGAGATCAATGTTGCTTCCGAAACCATTACCACTCACGAGTACGAAGCGAAAGTCTTGGCGAAAGCGTTCTACGAGATCACAGGAATCAAAGTTAACCATGACTTGATCCAAGAAGGTGATGTTGTAGAAAAGCTGCAAACCCAAATGCAAACAGGTCGTAACATTTACGATGCGTACGTCAACGACTCCGACTTGATTGGTACACACTTTCGTTACGGTAAAGTGGTCCCTATCAGTGATTTCATTGCGGGTGAAGGCGCTGTGGTAACCAACCCAATGCTGGATCTGAAAGACTTTATCGGTCTGAGCTTTACCACAGGACCAGACGGCAAAATATACCAACTTCCAGACCAACAGTTTGCCAACCTTTACTGGTTCCGTGCCGACTGGTTTGAGCGCGAAGATTTGAAAGCCAAATTTAAAGACGCTTACGGTTATGAGCTGGGTGTTCCGCTTAACTGGTCAGCATACGAAGACATCGCTGAGTTCTTTACGGACAAAGTAAAAACCATCGATGGCGAGCCTGTATACGGCCATATGGATTACGGTAAAAAAGACCCATCTTTAGGTTGGCGTTTCACCGATTCATGGTTCTCCATGGCGGGTGCCGGTGACAAAGGCATTCCAAATGGATTACCTGTCGATGAGTGGGGCATTCGTATTGAAGGCTGTCAGCCTGTTGGTTCTGATGTGTCTCGCGGTGGTGCAACGAATGGTCCTGCAGCCGTTTACGCAACGACTAAATACGTAGACTGGTTGAAGAAGTACGCGCCACCAGAAGCTCAAGGTATGACCTTTGGTGAAGCGGGCCCAGTTCCGGCACAAGGTTCTATCGCACAGCAAATCTTCTGGTATACCGCCTTTACTGCGGATATGACCAAACCGGGCTTGCCAGTGGTGAACGAAGACGGCACACCAAAATGGCGCATGGCACCTTCGCCACGTGGTCCATACTGGGAAGACGGTATGAAGCTGGGTTACCAAGATGCAGGTTCTTGGACCTTCTTGAACAGCACACCACTTGATCGCCGTAAGGCAGCATGGCTGTACGCGCAGTTTGTTGTGTCTAAATCTGTAAGCTTGAAGAAGACATTGGTTGGTCTAACACCAATTCGTGAATCGGACATCAACTCTCAGGCGATGACAGACGCAGCGCCTAACTTTGGTGGCTTGGTCGAGTTCTACCGCAGTGATGCGCGTAAGCAATGGACACCAACAGGTACAAACGTGCCAGATTATCCAAAACTGGCGCAGCTTTGGTGGCAATACGTTTCTGAAGCAGCAAGCGGTGAGAAAACACCACAAGAAGCACTGAATGGCTTGGCGAAAGCGCAAGACAAAGTACTTCGTCGCCTAGAGCGTAGTAAAGCTCAAGGTGAGTGTGGTCCTAAACTCAACCCAGAAAAAGGCGCAGAATACTGGTTAGCTCAACCGGGTTCTCCAAAAGCCAAACTGGCCAACGAGAAACCACAGGGTAAAACCATGGCATACAAAGATCTGATCGCTTCTAAGTAA
- a CDS encoding toxin-activating lysine-acyltransferase, producing MLVSIPPVLNEPLSYQRTLGVCALIFTLDGSSDYSLGKLYEILSRATENEDVEITYSNEGRPQSFKVFACGEVLEHFEVNPSSDWSRLINPLRVHIDNDFYRALGNFFELMACSDLHHNYQAAEYISVCVIPPICNAYFHIFYDSNDFPFGVVSWARMSEKRHSAISNEFQQLEQADWCSGERLFVFDMIAPWGGVSQMCKYLLNEVFLLDSVALADRVKVGGNERKAAFRGSNFQKRKMLRKLEKLNSISELSLHQAQEIHSDLSDTLRKYELRLLLDRNDTQTRETYTLMATQSEQVMSRCSSLLTSHAQLPSKHQEQSIDMDLLLGLSRLAKDYSVDYVDYELEQVFLPFSYFEVIDMMNDAWTKILVGGDQPPSNSFDLSSLNKRVYVDPRALSDSIDRPFCKYMGRKQPIYVYSPYNASVPTALTLAHEYSHAIHFEMNSLESEGLIEDRPIIKEFLALTGELLLTQYLIDNNYVKGVRGDSIVESCSKYLSDYKEQLAQYSDSSKVSYSTNYPLALYLANVFLSDKVTNEQRRVFASSLLKEGKNYDFNQFVNFFLNIERESKRAHQLESECVV from the coding sequence ATGTTAGTTAGCATCCCTCCAGTCCTGAATGAACCGTTGTCTTACCAAAGAACCCTTGGTGTCTGCGCGCTCATTTTTACACTTGACGGCAGTTCCGATTATTCATTGGGCAAACTGTACGAGATACTGTCTCGCGCCACTGAAAATGAGGATGTTGAAATAACGTATTCGAATGAAGGGAGACCACAGTCGTTTAAGGTCTTTGCTTGTGGTGAAGTACTTGAACATTTTGAAGTCAACCCATCTTCAGATTGGAGTAGGTTAATCAATCCATTACGTGTGCATATTGATAATGACTTTTATCGAGCGTTAGGCAACTTTTTTGAGCTTATGGCTTGCTCTGATCTTCACCATAACTATCAAGCGGCCGAGTACATTTCCGTTTGTGTTATCCCACCAATTTGCAATGCGTATTTTCATATTTTTTATGACTCCAACGACTTCCCCTTTGGCGTCGTAAGCTGGGCACGAATGAGTGAAAAACGCCACAGCGCTATCAGTAATGAGTTTCAACAGTTGGAGCAAGCGGATTGGTGTTCAGGCGAGCGGTTGTTTGTTTTTGATATGATCGCGCCATGGGGTGGGGTCAGTCAAATGTGTAAGTACCTTTTGAATGAAGTATTTCTACTTGATTCGGTAGCTTTGGCAGACAGAGTGAAGGTCGGTGGAAATGAAAGAAAGGCCGCTTTTCGAGGAAGCAATTTTCAAAAGAGAAAAATGCTAAGAAAACTAGAAAAACTGAACTCGATAAGTGAACTCAGCCTTCACCAAGCTCAGGAAATACATTCTGACTTAAGTGACACGCTCAGAAAGTACGAGTTGAGGTTACTTCTAGATAGAAACGACACGCAGACAAGAGAGACGTATACCCTTATGGCAACCCAGTCTGAACAGGTTATGTCGAGATGTTCATCTCTCTTAACTTCGCATGCTCAACTGCCGAGCAAGCACCAAGAACAATCTATTGATATGGATTTGTTACTCGGGCTGTCTCGCTTGGCAAAGGACTATTCAGTCGATTACGTGGATTATGAGTTAGAGCAGGTGTTCTTACCTTTTAGCTATTTCGAAGTGATCGACATGATGAACGATGCGTGGACAAAAATTCTGGTCGGTGGCGACCAGCCTCCGTCGAACAGTTTTGATTTGTCATCACTGAATAAACGTGTTTATGTCGATCCCAGAGCCCTGTCAGACAGTATCGATAGACCGTTTTGTAAGTACATGGGGAGAAAGCAGCCAATATACGTATACTCGCCATACAATGCTTCTGTTCCAACGGCACTCACGCTAGCGCACGAATATTCCCATGCCATTCATTTTGAAATGAATTCGCTGGAAAGTGAGGGGCTCATTGAAGATAGACCGATTATCAAAGAATTCTTAGCGCTAACGGGGGAGCTGTTATTAACTCAGTACCTTATTGATAATAATTACGTTAAAGGCGTTCGTGGCGACAGTATCGTCGAATCTTGCTCTAAATATCTCTCCGACTACAAAGAGCAACTCGCGCAATATAGCGATTCGAGCAAGGTAAGCTACAGTACAAACTATCCACTGGCACTGTATCTAGCCAATGTGTTTTTGTCCGATAAAGTGACAAACGAACAAAGAAGGGTGTTCGCTTCCTCGCTGCTCAAAGAAGGTAAGAATTACGATTTCAATCAGTTTGTTAACTTTTTCCTTAACATCGAAAGAGAATCTAAGCGCGCCCATCAGTTAGAATCTGAATGTGTGGTTTAG
- a CDS encoding toxin-activating lysine-acyltransferase: MPSQNTASNSINDIYYKLGCVIAILSHNDKEIDITQFDVLNKILPAIRMDNIFICFNKNNHPVAFFIWKKVDLDTPETVVSALTNWHHYLGWKEGEHYLVTHFVSNSECKIDSVKKFMASAFFPGDIISYLGKKGNIKVREVSHVS; encoded by the coding sequence ATGCCTAGCCAAAATACAGCGTCTAACAGTATTAATGATATTTATTATAAGCTTGGTTGTGTGATTGCGATACTCTCCCATAATGACAAAGAAATTGATATCACTCAGTTTGATGTTTTAAATAAGATACTGCCTGCTATTCGAATGGATAATATTTTTATCTGTTTCAATAAAAATAATCACCCAGTCGCCTTTTTTATCTGGAAAAAAGTGGATTTAGATACGCCAGAAACCGTCGTCAGCGCCTTAACCAATTGGCACCATTACCTCGGTTGGAAAGAAGGCGAGCATTATTTGGTCACTCACTTTGTATCAAACAGTGAGTGCAAGATAGATTCAGTAAAAAAATTCATGGCTTCTGCTTTTTTTCCTGGAGATATCATCAGCTACCTTGGAAAGAAGGGAAACATTAAGGTTCGCGAGGTAAGTCATGTTAGTTAG
- a CDS encoding protein adenylyltransferase SelO family protein: MIEKMSNLPTTSLVPFVTSKVNGASVAWKNLDLIRDYGLDHIDDIDTWLLDNYSFSTLPVDESNQQADQSTFYAERYGGQLLAGNGGGGRAGLKGDFQCKGIGPTPLIGSITPDHYRTGMASLTEMLNEALWGEVCHAMLPHGAVRCLAIIDLGNILDDEERYAIAVRENEVRMGHFELSPYFEPRGNEPLLSESLRVKAAIDQFEEICSSIYTGSGTLEAILDGIVKRFAEQLACARLLRICHGSITSSNIGISGKYLDFGTISSLGSYENISTSLGNPGFLYEQRNIVSSINGFIDTINWYRKDINISSSDYVEKFNKHFENQCQLRFSSIFGFEYTEQSPLRSTYERLSKNIYRYLTMGGAKEKYGVTYHNEGGGFHTLDTLFGKLADRDFDSDSLEHSMFLDIKEILAESGEEYDEYIRQKFCFYNESNLNMDYLHYDLIRQEISEMIKSDNIHSVFSEYLENKIKRSNKIKEYYNA, from the coding sequence ATGATAGAGAAGATGTCTAATTTACCGACTACGAGCCTTGTTCCTTTTGTGACATCGAAAGTCAATGGTGCAAGCGTCGCATGGAAAAATTTGGACTTGATTAGAGACTACGGTCTAGACCATATAGATGACATTGATACGTGGCTTTTAGACAACTATTCTTTTTCCACGTTGCCAGTCGATGAAAGTAACCAGCAGGCGGATCAATCAACGTTCTACGCTGAACGATACGGCGGTCAGCTCCTAGCTGGCAATGGTGGTGGTGGTCGAGCTGGGCTCAAGGGTGATTTTCAATGCAAAGGTATCGGACCCACCCCTTTGATCGGTTCTATAACGCCAGATCACTATCGAACCGGCATGGCAAGCTTAACGGAAATGCTCAATGAAGCATTATGGGGTGAGGTATGCCACGCGATGCTTCCACACGGTGCGGTGAGGTGCTTAGCCATTATCGATTTAGGAAACATTCTAGATGATGAAGAGCGATACGCGATAGCAGTAAGAGAAAATGAAGTGCGTATGGGGCATTTTGAGCTGTCACCGTATTTTGAGCCGAGAGGAAACGAACCGCTCTTGTCGGAATCGCTGCGAGTAAAAGCAGCAATCGATCAGTTCGAAGAGATATGTTCATCCATTTATACTGGTAGCGGTACGCTAGAGGCTATTTTGGACGGCATTGTAAAACGATTCGCGGAACAGTTGGCTTGTGCTCGTCTACTCCGTATTTGTCATGGTTCTATAACTTCTTCAAATATAGGGATCAGCGGGAAATATTTAGATTTTGGTACGATATCTTCTTTAGGAAGCTACGAAAATATATCGACGTCACTGGGTAACCCTGGTTTTCTTTATGAGCAACGGAATATAGTGAGTTCCATTAATGGCTTTATAGATACGATTAATTGGTACAGAAAAGACATCAATATTTCGTCTTCTGATTATGTGGAAAAGTTCAATAAGCACTTTGAAAACCAATGCCAATTAAGGTTTAGCTCTATCTTTGGGTTCGAATATACAGAGCAATCACCATTGAGAAGCACTTACGAGAGGTTGTCAAAAAATATTTATCGCTATCTAACAATGGGAGGGGCGAAAGAGAAATATGGTGTGACTTACCATAACGAAGGGGGTGGATTTCATACACTTGATACACTGTTTGGCAAGCTTGCCGATCGTGACTTTGACAGTGACTCCTTAGAGCATTCCATGTTCCTTGATATCAAAGAGATTCTAGCGGAGAGCGGTGAGGAATACGATGAGTACATTCGCCAAAAGTTTTGTTTCTACAACGAATCTAATCTGAATATGGATTATTTGCATTATGACTTAATCAGACAGGAAATATCCGAAATGATAAAAAGCGATAATATTCATTCGGTTTTCTCTGAATATCTTGAGAATAAGATCAAACGTTCTAATAAAATAAAGGAGTATTACAATGCCTAG
- a CDS encoding glycosyltransferase, which yields MMENIVNFLLVPLYINVFFLIAMIPWLLIVKRKNDNIISKKHVSVVIPTYNDGQNLIKTLDCIESLNTVHKVSVLIVDDSSTDGTSYNVENWVGDGQRRFDYSYIKTPENTGLKSKAISYAEPHIKDEHDAILIIDGDTILDRHALDTAMAKLYADESIGAVCGAVLPLNRKENSLVNRLQYFELCGAFHGIKLAQSNINSTGSLAGAFTIHKREAMVDVGWFDEWLVEDICWTWKARSKGWQLIYSPESIAYTDCPNTLNKLWMQRTRWSRGRVEALRVAYNEKKFQFLSVVPWFIYSIVQAIWVPAFILALFANPVLSLSVYGVFLLLHWVYAFVNISRNNLNKPIKVESFLSAIWTSFIVDFVLTVPNIKGFLLEVMGSRKQWLTR from the coding sequence ATGATGGAAAATATAGTTAATTTTCTTTTAGTACCCTTATATATAAACGTTTTTTTTCTTATTGCCATGATCCCTTGGCTACTTATTGTTAAGAGGAAAAATGACAATATTATTAGCAAAAAGCACGTCAGTGTCGTTATTCCTACTTATAACGATGGTCAGAATTTGATTAAAACGTTGGATTGTATTGAGTCTTTAAATACGGTTCATAAAGTGAGTGTATTGATTGTTGATGATTCTTCAACGGACGGCACCTCGTACAACGTTGAAAATTGGGTGGGTGATGGTCAACGACGGTTTGATTATAGCTACATTAAAACACCTGAAAACACCGGATTAAAATCAAAAGCAATCTCTTATGCGGAACCGCATATCAAAGACGAGCATGACGCTATTTTAATCATCGACGGTGATACCATCTTAGATCGCCATGCTTTAGATACTGCTATGGCAAAACTCTACGCAGATGAATCTATCGGTGCGGTTTGTGGTGCTGTATTACCTTTGAACAGAAAAGAAAACTCACTGGTCAATAGGCTGCAATATTTCGAGTTATGTGGTGCATTTCATGGCATTAAACTCGCGCAAAGCAACATCAACAGTACGGGATCGCTGGCGGGCGCGTTTACGATCCACAAGAGAGAAGCAATGGTGGACGTTGGTTGGTTCGATGAATGGCTGGTTGAAGATATTTGTTGGACATGGAAGGCAAGATCTAAGGGGTGGCAGCTTATCTATTCTCCTGAGTCGATTGCCTACACAGATTGTCCAAATACACTTAATAAGCTTTGGATGCAAAGAACACGCTGGTCGCGAGGTCGAGTTGAGGCATTGCGAGTCGCCTATAACGAGAAAAAGTTCCAGTTCTTATCCGTGGTTCCGTGGTTTATTTATTCCATTGTACAAGCGATTTGGGTTCCGGCGTTCATTCTTGCACTATTTGCCAACCCAGTTCTTTCGCTTAGCGTGTACGGCGTTTTCCTGTTGCTGCATTGGGTCTATGCGTTTGTCAATATCAGCCGAAATAACCTCAACAAACCGATCAAGGTCGAGTCATTTTTGAGCGCAATTTGGACATCCTTCATTGTCGACTTTGTACTGACTGTCCCTAACATCAAAGGTTTCTTGTTAGAGGTTATGGGTAGCAGAAAGCAGTGGCTAACAAGGTAG
- a CDS encoding HlyD family efflux transporter periplasmic adaptor subunit: MIDEFEYNRLSNEKNPKFPRLKYVPFIITLITLLSLFLSFIYEVEVIAVSKGKIIPENDVMHVNSTLGGKVMDVFVSNGIKVNAGDNLVRYDLSNEENHLKIFLEERDDLREQLNVLNGFSVDEHIGNERLLSGYEGYIDKDYVRKVLNKTIVIISKIKEFRNEMESIGVQMNIAEIEKKVSLSKLKRIELYIDSDSQLVSKGLIKSREYEAIVHDRDIHKLKLDEQVERISLLEKDHNSIEFDINSIRHELKYYVGNIKFEIEERIERLEEKILLLENTLEREYLTASVTGEISELPQNIVGNFIPQGEIILKLVPSNGNLRVRAFIPSSEIGFLKVGLPARIRIDAYNYNKYGYVNGEIEYISKDSTDVQGEMLYEISISMDKAFLDSSEERIILGSGMSVKVDLVIGKRTVASYFLYPIMDSLNYSLIER, encoded by the coding sequence ATGATAGATGAATTTGAATATAACAGACTGTCTAACGAAAAGAATCCAAAATTTCCAAGATTAAAATATGTGCCATTTATAATTACTCTAATTACGCTACTATCGTTATTTTTGTCATTTATCTATGAAGTCGAGGTTATTGCGGTTTCAAAGGGAAAGATCATTCCTGAAAATGACGTCATGCACGTAAATTCCACCTTGGGTGGCAAAGTGATGGATGTCTTTGTTAGCAATGGCATTAAAGTCAATGCTGGGGATAACTTAGTGAGATACGACTTATCAAACGAAGAAAATCACCTAAAGATCTTCCTAGAAGAAAGAGACGACTTGAGAGAACAACTCAATGTATTAAATGGGTTTTCTGTTGACGAGCATATTGGTAATGAAAGGCTGTTATCTGGCTACGAAGGATATATCGATAAGGACTACGTAAGGAAGGTTCTCAATAAGACGATCGTTATCATTTCAAAAATTAAAGAGTTTAGAAATGAAATGGAATCGATTGGCGTGCAGATGAATATTGCCGAAATAGAGAAAAAGGTAAGTCTCTCAAAGTTAAAAAGAATCGAACTGTATATAGACTCTGATTCCCAACTTGTTTCAAAAGGGTTGATTAAATCTCGAGAATACGAAGCGATAGTACATGATAGGGATATACATAAATTAAAGCTAGATGAGCAAGTAGAGAGAATATCCTTACTTGAAAAAGATCATAATTCTATAGAGTTCGACATTAATTCAATTAGACATGAACTTAAATACTATGTAGGAAATATTAAGTTCGAGATTGAAGAACGAATAGAAAGGCTCGAAGAAAAAATATTGCTTTTAGAAAATACCTTGGAGAGAGAATACCTCACTGCAAGTGTAACTGGTGAAATATCTGAACTTCCACAAAATATAGTTGGGAATTTCATTCCTCAAGGTGAAATAATTTTAAAGCTCGTCCCATCAAATGGAAATTTAAGAGTAAGAGCATTTATTCCATCTAGCGAGATTGGCTTCTTAAAAGTGGGGCTTCCCGCCAGAATAAGAATAGATGCTTATAACTACAATAAATATGGATATGTAAACGGAGAAATAGAATATATATCAAAGGACAGTACTGATGTCCAAGGAGAGATGTTGTATGAAATATCAATATCGATGGATAAAGCATTCTTAGATAGCAGTGAAGAACGAATAATTTTAGGAAGTGGCATGTCTGTTAAAGTGGATCTCGTTATAGGAAAACGCACAGTCGCAAGTTACTTTTTGTACCCCATAATGGATAGTCTCAATTATTCACTTATTGAGCGATAA